A window of Chrysoperla carnea chromosome 3, inChrCarn1.1, whole genome shotgun sequence genomic DNA:
GATAGAAGACTactttcaatcagaaattttggatttaaattcTACCGAATCTATTCATATTTCGCAAAAATGTTGGTTATTTTACAAGGAACTTTCGAACTGAAAGTGGTGTTCTATTTGACTTTTGAAAATCTAAGTAAAATTCAAGGACTTTTTGAGATGCCGTACTTTTTATCCAACAAATTTTGCTATCTAATTGTCCCTTAACATTTCTTATAAAAGGACTTAGCtgtatattacttatatattacTAAAGAATGCATCTATTTTTCTCCTATTTATCtcagaaaaaatattacaataccAAACATGTATACAAACTACTTGTGAGAGTTTTGGAAGGCACTATTAAAcattgaattatgttataatataataattccaCTTATTGTATCGTACACTCACAACATTGTATTGCATAATACAAACATTTAACAACACATTCTTCTTTCTCTTGACCGTCATCTTCGTTGATTTTCTGTACGCTATTACGTTTATATATAGCATCCACTTCTTCTGTTGGGGAATCATCCACTAATGGTATAGTTTTCATTTCGTCACCTACACCTTCGTTTGTGTCTGTTTGTTCATCAACATTGTTGTCTAATTGATTATTCGGTAATGTAGTAGGATCCGTTTGAATTGccaaatctttatttaatttcatatcaACTAAAACAGCTGCTGTGTCTTCGTTATATACATGTTTGTTATTTGCAAATAATGATGAATTTGGTGTGTAGGAGTTGACGTCTACTTTTAGCTCACCACCTGGAAGTGGTAATGTTGATGAATCTCCAGACATCAtgtcactaaaaataaattcaaattatttttatataaataaacatggtGCTGTTTAATATAGGCAGGCATATAAAGAAAATGTCTGTCAAGGTATGCCACTttgctgattttttcatttgacACAGAAAATTCACACTTACAagtgtttttgtttattatcttTTCTTTGTTAAGAAATTAACAAAGAAATTGCCTTTATTTGTCAAGAAAATTGTATTCTGTAGACGGGTACAGACAAATTTTACTCCGGGAAATTATTTATGCATGGCcgaaattgatttttgtataaagttataa
This region includes:
- the LOC123295389 gene encoding uncharacterized protein LOC123295389 isoform X2, coding for MSDLRQLSDMMSGDSSTLPLPGGELKVDVNSYTPNSSLFANNKHVYNEDTAAVLVDMKLNKDLAIQTDPTTLPNNQLDNNVDEQTDTNEGVGDEMKTIPLVDDSPTEEVDAIYKRNSVQKINEDDGQEKEECVVKCLYYAIQCCECTIQ
- the LOC123295389 gene encoding uncharacterized protein LOC123295389 isoform X1; protein product: MFKKHKKSSHHNNRSHKHDKKSKSYNTVRYQRDMMSGDSSTLPLPGGELKVDVNSYTPNSSLFANNKHVYNEDTAAVLVDMKLNKDLAIQTDPTTLPNNQLDNNVDEQTDTNEGVGDEMKTIPLVDDSPTEEVDAIYKRNSVQKINEDDGQEKEECVVKCLYYAIQCCECTIQ